One segment of Zhihengliuella halotolerans DNA contains the following:
- a CDS encoding carbon-nitrogen hydrolase family protein produces the protein MKISVAQLNPSGDLEDNLEVVRRLTRRARDEGADLVLFPEETMFTIRHVEGDLREAVDRDWSTFVQQLSLLAAEESIAIVAGGYESSGEARPYNTVVAIDGGGRIVSTYRKVHLFDAFSYKESERIKPGDPDDVGVIEIDGLRFGVMTCYDIRFPEIARRLTTAGADVLLVAAAWFKGDHKVEHWETILRTRAIENTVWVAAAGTSSTNTVGHSAVLDPMGIPVDFLDDEAEGLVTVDVTRKRIEEVREFLPVLANRRL, from the coding sequence ATGAAGATTAGCGTGGCACAGCTGAACCCGTCGGGGGACCTGGAGGACAATCTCGAGGTCGTCCGGAGGCTCACGCGCCGGGCGCGCGACGAGGGCGCCGACCTGGTCCTCTTCCCGGAGGAGACGATGTTCACCATCCGTCACGTGGAGGGCGACCTGCGCGAGGCGGTGGACCGGGACTGGTCGACGTTCGTCCAGCAGCTCAGCCTGCTGGCGGCCGAGGAGTCGATCGCGATCGTCGCCGGAGGCTACGAGTCCAGCGGGGAGGCCCGACCCTACAATACGGTGGTGGCCATCGACGGCGGAGGGCGGATTGTCAGTACCTACCGCAAGGTCCACCTCTTCGACGCGTTCTCCTACAAGGAGTCCGAGCGGATCAAGCCCGGCGACCCCGATGACGTCGGTGTGATCGAGATCGACGGCCTGCGCTTCGGTGTGATGACCTGCTATGACATCCGCTTCCCGGAGATCGCGCGCCGGCTCACCACAGCGGGGGCCGACGTCCTTCTGGTCGCTGCCGCCTGGTTCAAGGGCGACCACAAGGTCGAACATTGGGAGACGATCCTGCGCACCCGCGCGATCGAAAACACTGTGTGGGTCGCTGCGGCCGGGACGTCGTCGACGAACACGGTCGGACACTCTGCTGTGCTCGATCCGATGGGCATCCCGGTCGATTTCCTCGACGACGAGGCCGAGGGACTCGTCACGGTCGACGTCACGCGCAAGCGCATCGAGGAGGTCCGGGAATTCCTCCCGGTATTGGCCAACCGGCGCCTCTAG